From Pagrus major chromosome 9, Pma_NU_1.0, the proteins below share one genomic window:
- the LOC141001854 gene encoding 10 kDa heat shock protein, mitochondrial isoform X2 gives MRKILLDISSRGVIPLQCVRSTLTKKPGCSSTPTLRHQEMAFRKFLPLFDRVLVERLTAETVTKGGIMLPEKSQGKVLQATVVAVGPGSVNQKGNLQKVSVNVGEKVLLPEYGGTKVTLENKDYFLFRDGDILGKYVE, from the exons ATGCGCAAAATCCTTCTGGATATTTCCTCACGTGGAGTGATTCCCCTTCAGTGTGTCAGATCCACGCTCACGAAAAAACCGGGGTGCAGTTCCACGCCGACTCTCAGACATCAAGAAATG GCCTTCAGAAAATTCCTCCCCTTGTTTGACCGTGTGCTGGTGGAGCGCCTCACAGCAGAGACTGTAACAAAGGGCGGCATCATGCTGCCAGAGAAGTCTCAAGGCAAAGTGCTGCAGGCGACAGTAGTGGCAGTGGGACCTGGCTCTGTCAATCAG AAAGGGAACTTGCAGAAAGTCAGTGTGAATGTTGGAGAGAAGGTACTCCTACCAGAGTATGGTGGAACTAAAGTCACCCTGGAGAACAAG GACTACTTCCTGTTCCGTGATGGAGATATCCTTGGAAAATACGTCGAATGa